One region of Termitidicoccus mucosus genomic DNA includes:
- a CDS encoding tetratricopeptide repeat protein translates to MNHEVTDFATDVIAQSHTLPVLVDFWAPWCGPCRILKPSLEKLAAAAEGRWALVTVNTDANPCLAAQHGVRDIPDVRLFHGGRQIAAFTGALPETRIRKWLEDSLPSAMRTKLDLAREQIIAGHFAEAEKRLSPLCATAPDDAAASLLALATVFCDPAAALSLVRDRTGDEAGLVRLFAHVLALAPDSLPDYSAKLSLLGGLAELRAGRFGEALRLLISSMEESVRYADGAAKRACLAIFKLLGARHPLSKELHRRFSMAANP, encoded by the coding sequence ATGAATCACGAAGTCACTGATTTTGCCACCGATGTCATTGCACAGAGCCACACCTTGCCCGTGTTGGTTGATTTTTGGGCACCGTGGTGCGGCCCGTGTCGGATACTCAAGCCCTCCCTCGAAAAACTCGCTGCCGCGGCTGAAGGGCGTTGGGCGCTCGTGACGGTCAACACCGACGCGAATCCCTGCCTCGCCGCGCAGCACGGCGTGCGCGACATCCCTGATGTGCGCCTCTTCCACGGCGGACGCCAGATCGCGGCGTTCACCGGCGCGCTGCCCGAAACTCGGATCCGCAAATGGCTGGAGGACAGCCTGCCCTCCGCCATGCGGACCAAGCTGGACCTTGCGCGGGAACAGATCATCGCGGGTCATTTCGCCGAGGCGGAAAAACGCCTCTCACCGTTGTGCGCCACCGCGCCAGACGATGCCGCCGCCAGCCTGCTCGCGCTCGCCACCGTGTTCTGCGATCCCGCCGCCGCGCTTTCCCTTGTGCGCGACCGGACCGGCGACGAGGCCGGGCTCGTGCGCCTGTTTGCCCACGTGCTGGCGCTCGCGCCGGACTCGTTGCCGGACTATTCCGCCAAGCTCTCTCTGCTCGGCGGCCTGGCCGAACTGCGGGCCGGGCGTTTTGGCGAGGCGCTGCGACTGTTGATTTCCTCGATGGAAGAAAGCGTGCGTTACGCCGATGGCGCCGCAAAGCGCGCCTGCCTCGCGATCTTCAAGCTCCTTGGTGCGCGCCATCCGCTCAGCAAGGAATTGCATCGCCGCTTCAGCATGGCAGCAAACCCGTAA
- a CDS encoding FAD-dependent oxidoreductase, with product MTTQPFRLVIIGGVAAGASAAARARRLSESARITLIERGPDVSFANCGLPYHIGGEITDRAALAVQTPQTLQAMLNLDVRTGTEAVAIDRAAKRVRLRKLAIGAEEWLSYDKLVLAPGASPLRPPLPGIDDVRIHTLRSLQDMDRLKSAAAAAQRVAVIGAGFIGLEMVEQFVHLQKEVALVELLDQLLPPLDKPMTLLMEDELKRRGVQLFLGDAIAGFATAGGALSCRLKSGRSLGADLVVLAVGVRPETALAKDAGLELGPRGHIRTDAFLRTNDLDIYTAGDAIQVRDLVTGEPAAVPLGGPANRQGRAIADHIFRPAEAKPLPGALGTAIVRAFDVAAGLTGWSEKRLRAAGRPYRTVTVNDNHHASYYPGAKPILLKLLWDPTDDRILGAQATGLAGVDKRLDVIATAIAGGLTIDNLSQLELSYAPPFGSAKDIVNLAGFTACNTRDGLVSPIETLPDDPAVQIVDVRPPSLAQKHPVPHPGVINIPLTALRQSVAELDPQRPAVTVCALGKTSYFAACILALHGFSVQSLTGGLRATVDPRTPAKLPTP from the coding sequence ATGACCACACAACCATTCCGCCTTGTCATCATCGGCGGCGTCGCCGCCGGGGCCTCGGCCGCCGCCCGTGCACGCCGCCTCTCCGAGTCCGCCCGGATCACGCTCATCGAACGCGGTCCCGATGTCTCCTTCGCGAACTGCGGCCTGCCCTACCATATTGGAGGGGAAATCACGGATCGGGCCGCGCTGGCCGTGCAAACACCGCAGACCCTTCAGGCAATGCTCAATCTCGACGTCCGCACCGGCACCGAGGCCGTCGCCATCGACCGCGCCGCAAAGCGCGTCCGGCTGCGTAAGCTCGCCATCGGCGCCGAAGAATGGCTGTCCTATGACAAGCTCGTCCTTGCTCCCGGCGCCTCGCCGCTGCGTCCGCCGTTGCCCGGCATCGACGACGTACGCATCCACACCTTGCGTTCGCTGCAGGACATGGACCGCTTGAAATCCGCCGCCGCCGCTGCGCAACGCGTGGCCGTAATTGGCGCCGGCTTCATCGGCCTCGAAATGGTCGAGCAATTCGTGCACCTGCAAAAGGAAGTCGCGCTCGTTGAGCTGCTCGACCAGCTCCTGCCGCCGCTCGACAAGCCCATGACGCTGCTCATGGAGGACGAGCTCAAGCGCCGCGGCGTGCAGCTTTTCCTCGGCGACGCCATTGCCGGTTTCGCGACGGCTGGTGGGGCGCTTTCCTGCCGGCTCAAATCCGGCCGTTCGCTCGGCGCTGACCTCGTCGTGCTCGCCGTCGGGGTGCGCCCGGAGACCGCACTGGCCAAAGACGCTGGCCTCGAACTCGGCCCGCGCGGTCACATCCGCACCGACGCATTTCTCCGCACCAACGATCTCGATATCTACACCGCGGGCGACGCTATCCAGGTGCGCGACCTCGTCACCGGTGAGCCGGCTGCCGTGCCGCTCGGCGGCCCCGCCAACCGGCAGGGCCGCGCCATCGCCGACCACATCTTCCGCCCCGCCGAGGCGAAGCCGCTGCCCGGCGCGCTCGGCACCGCGATCGTCCGCGCCTTCGACGTAGCGGCTGGCCTCACGGGCTGGTCCGAGAAACGCCTCCGCGCCGCCGGACGTCCCTATCGCACGGTGACGGTGAACGATAACCACCACGCCAGCTATTATCCCGGAGCGAAACCGATCCTGCTGAAGCTTCTCTGGGATCCGACCGATGACCGCATCCTCGGCGCGCAAGCCACCGGGCTCGCCGGCGTCGATAAGCGTCTCGATGTGATCGCCACCGCCATCGCCGGAGGACTCACCATCGACAATCTCTCCCAACTCGAACTCTCCTACGCGCCGCCGTTCGGCTCGGCAAAGGACATTGTCAACCTTGCCGGCTTCACGGCCTGCAACACCCGCGACGGCCTCGTTTCTCCGATCGAGACGCTGCCCGACGATCCCGCCGTGCAAATCGTCGACGTCCGCCCGCCCTCACTTGCGCAGAAGCACCCCGTGCCGCATCCCGGCGTGATCAACATCCCCCTCACCGCACTCCGCCAGAGTGTAGCCGAACTCGATCCGCAACGCCCGGCCGTGACGGTCTGCGCCCTTGGCAAAACCTCGTATTTCGCCGCGTGCATCCTCGCGCTGCACGGCTTCTCCGTGCAATCGCTCACCGGCGGCCTTCGCGCCACCGTGGATCCGCGCACACCGGCCAAACTGCCAACGCCTTAG
- a CDS encoding efflux RND transporter permease subunit, which yields MSTATRNTTPGDASPKYGFTGRLASLFIDSRLTPIVIAASILMGAFAVLMLAREEEPQIKVPMVDVIVSMPGSTAAEVENRMIRPMEKLLWEIPGVEYLYSTSNPSNAMTIVRFKVGTDIEAALVRLNQKLQANFDRIPFGGSLPLIKPRTIDDVPVLALTLHSATHDHLTLRRLAAQLDDEIKSIPQVAETTLIGGVRRAVRVQLDPVALAARNLSVTQLTPALRHANHQAQLGSLPTGDSEVLLETGAFLRDAADVGTVVVGVFQHRPVYLRDVATVRDTSEEPANYVFFGSGAGASAGGQPSGLQPAVTLSIAKRPGANAIDVVDTVLSKVDDLQGRLLPADVQIAVTRDYGHTAAEKSNELLLHMGIAVFGVALLILFFLGWRESLVVLLAIPSTLALTLLVFYLYGYTLNRITLFALIFSIGILVDDAIVVVENIVRHVRMPGAEKKPLTQVALDAVDEVGNPTVLATWAVIAAILPMAFVGGLMGPYMRPIPIGSTAAMVFSLLIAFSVTPWAAIRVLKRHLHKPSPAAGTDGGAHASETAAKAMDHDHAPDDWSTRLYHKVMDPLLDHAHWRRAFVVGIVVLLFGAISLVPFGAVKIKMLPFDNKSEFQIILNTDEGTTLERTTAIAQEMAAALRDEPEVRDCQIYAGTASPFNFNGLVRHYYMRRGPNVADIQINLVGKGERSEQSHDIARRIRPKVAAIAAKHGASAAVAEVPPGPPVLQTLVAEIYGPNEEARLALARRVRLIMEQTEGVVDIDWYVEARQPKVRYVVDKKKAALSGLTEADIAQALELATSGFAADLLHLPDEREDIAVVIELPRAAKGRPEDLFALRVRSSADPAAPLVPLSELVRLERLPGERSRYRKNLVPVTYVTADVSGVVESPAYAMFAMNRELKKIDAREFGGDSPRLEILNMGMPFDPRQPAMKWDGEWHITLEVFRDLGLAFAAVLVLIYMLMVGWFKNYVTPLVVMAAIPFSLIGILPAHWGLGAFFTATSMIGFMAGAGIVVRNSIILVDFIELRRSHGLSLRDAVVEAGAVRFRPMLLTALAVVVGASVILADPIFQGLAISLMFGEIASLLISRLAVPVLYFMTSRYSR from the coding sequence ATGAGCACCGCAACCCGCAACACCACCCCCGGCGACGCGTCTCCGAAATACGGCTTCACCGGCCGCCTTGCCTCATTGTTCATCGATTCGCGGCTGACGCCCATCGTCATCGCCGCCTCGATTCTCATGGGGGCATTCGCCGTGCTCATGCTTGCGCGCGAGGAGGAGCCGCAGATCAAGGTGCCCATGGTCGACGTCATCGTCTCGATGCCGGGCTCGACCGCGGCGGAGGTGGAGAACCGCATGATCCGTCCGATGGAGAAACTCCTTTGGGAAATACCGGGAGTCGAATATCTCTACTCTACATCGAATCCTAGCAACGCGATGACCATCGTGCGCTTCAAGGTCGGCACCGACATCGAGGCCGCACTCGTTCGTCTCAACCAGAAGCTCCAGGCCAACTTCGACCGCATCCCGTTCGGTGGCAGTCTGCCGTTGATCAAGCCCCGCACGATCGACGACGTGCCCGTGCTCGCGCTTACGCTCCACAGCGCCACCCACGATCACCTCACGCTTCGACGCCTCGCGGCACAGCTCGACGACGAGATCAAATCCATTCCGCAGGTTGCCGAGACCACGCTCATTGGCGGGGTGCGGCGCGCCGTGCGCGTGCAACTCGATCCTGTCGCCCTCGCCGCGCGCAATCTCTCTGTCACGCAACTCACGCCCGCTCTCCGGCACGCCAACCATCAGGCGCAGCTCGGCTCGCTTCCAACCGGCGACAGCGAAGTCCTGCTCGAAACCGGAGCTTTCCTGCGCGATGCCGCCGATGTCGGCACTGTCGTCGTGGGCGTCTTTCAGCATCGCCCGGTCTATCTCCGCGATGTCGCCACCGTGCGCGACACCTCCGAGGAGCCGGCCAACTACGTTTTCTTTGGTTCCGGCGCCGGAGCGTCGGCGGGCGGGCAACCCTCCGGCTTGCAGCCCGCCGTCACGCTCAGCATCGCCAAGCGCCCGGGCGCGAACGCCATTGATGTCGTTGACACCGTTCTGTCCAAGGTTGACGACCTGCAAGGCCGGCTCCTGCCCGCGGATGTCCAGATCGCGGTGACCCGCGACTACGGTCACACCGCTGCCGAGAAGTCCAACGAACTGCTCCTCCACATGGGCATCGCCGTCTTCGGCGTCGCGCTGCTCATCCTCTTCTTCCTTGGCTGGCGCGAGTCGCTCGTCGTGCTGCTGGCTATTCCGTCGACCCTCGCGCTCACGCTCCTCGTCTTCTATCTCTACGGCTACACGCTCAACCGTATCACGCTTTTCGCGCTGATCTTCTCGATCGGCATCCTCGTCGACGATGCGATCGTGGTCGTCGAAAACATTGTTCGGCATGTGCGCATGCCCGGCGCTGAGAAGAAACCGCTCACGCAGGTCGCGCTTGACGCGGTTGACGAGGTGGGAAATCCGACCGTGCTCGCCACCTGGGCGGTGATCGCCGCGATCCTGCCGATGGCGTTTGTCGGCGGCCTCATGGGCCCTTACATGCGTCCGATTCCCATCGGCTCGACCGCCGCGATGGTGTTTTCTCTGCTGATCGCCTTCAGCGTCACGCCTTGGGCCGCGATTCGCGTTCTCAAGCGCCACTTGCACAAACCGTCCCCTGCCGCAGGAACCGACGGTGGAGCCCATGCCTCGGAAACGGCAGCCAAGGCCATGGATCACGATCACGCGCCCGACGATTGGTCGACACGGCTCTATCACAAGGTGATGGATCCATTGCTCGACCATGCGCATTGGCGCCGGGCGTTCGTCGTCGGCATCGTCGTGCTGCTATTCGGGGCGATCAGCCTCGTCCCCTTCGGCGCGGTGAAGATCAAGATGCTGCCTTTCGACAACAAGTCGGAGTTCCAGATCATCCTCAACACCGACGAGGGCACCACGCTCGAGCGCACCACCGCCATCGCCCAGGAAATGGCCGCCGCGCTGCGCGACGAGCCCGAGGTGCGCGACTGCCAGATCTACGCCGGCACCGCGTCGCCGTTCAATTTCAACGGCCTCGTCCGCCACTACTACATGCGTCGTGGCCCGAATGTCGCCGACATTCAGATCAACCTTGTCGGCAAGGGAGAGCGCTCAGAGCAAAGCCACGACATCGCCCGGCGCATTCGCCCCAAGGTCGCCGCCATCGCGGCAAAACACGGGGCCTCGGCCGCCGTGGCCGAAGTGCCGCCCGGCCCACCCGTGCTCCAGACCCTCGTCGCTGAAATCTACGGACCGAACGAGGAGGCCCGCCTCGCCCTCGCCCGACGCGTACGCTTGATCATGGAGCAGACCGAGGGCGTCGTGGACATTGATTGGTATGTCGAGGCCCGGCAGCCCAAGGTCCGCTACGTCGTGGACAAGAAGAAGGCAGCCCTCTCCGGCCTCACCGAGGCCGACATCGCCCAGGCGCTGGAACTCGCCACGTCCGGCTTTGCCGCCGACCTCCTGCATCTGCCCGACGAACGCGAGGACATCGCCGTCGTCATCGAACTGCCGCGCGCCGCGAAAGGTCGGCCCGAGGATCTGTTTGCGCTCCGCGTCCGCAGTTCCGCCGATCCGGCGGCGCCGCTCGTGCCCCTCTCCGAACTCGTCCGCCTCGAGCGCCTGCCGGGCGAGCGCAGCCGTTACCGCAAGAACCTCGTGCCCGTGACCTACGTCACCGCCGACGTCTCCGGCGTGGTCGAGAGTCCGGCCTACGCGATGTTTGCGATGAACCGCGAGTTGAAAAAAATCGACGCGCGCGAATTCGGCGGCGACTCGCCGAGGCTTGAGATCCTCAACATGGGCATGCCGTTCGACCCGCGGCAGCCCGCGATGAAATGGGACGGCGAATGGCACATCACGCTGGAGGTTTTCCGCGACCTCGGCCTGGCCTTCGCCGCCGTGCTGGTGCTGATCTACATGCTCATGGTCGGCTGGTTCAAAAACTACGTCACGCCGCTGGTGGTGATGGCCGCCATCCCGTTCTCGCTCATCGGCATCCTGCCGGCGCACTGGGGCCTGGGCGCGTTCTTCACCGCCACCTCGATGATCGGTTTCATGGCCGGCGCGGGCATCGTCGTCCGCAATTCGATCATCCTCGTCGATTTCATCGAGTTGCGCCGCTCGCACGGGCTCTCGTTGCGCGACGCCGTGGTCGAGGCCGGCGCGGTGCGTTTCCGCCCCATGCTGCTCACCGCGCTCGCGGTGGTCGTCGGCGCGAGCGTGATCCTGGCCGACCCGATCTTCCAAGGCCTCGCGATCAGCCTCATGTTCGGCGAAATCGCCTCGCTGCTCATCAGCCGTCTGGCCGTGCCGGTGCTCTACTTCATGACCAGCCGGTACTCGCGCTGA
- a CDS encoding efflux RND transporter periplasmic adaptor subunit yields MIRPCILPLFRQAFSVRALTAGLALALAGCGRERPPAPALPTAAVRTAEVRAVTESRSVELPGTVRAVERAALAPKVTGAVESLSVVLGQSVKAGDVLVRISANEMGARLAQAEASLGQARRDLERETSLLAKNASAAETVRSLEDRVRLMEATVAEARAMLGYTVITAPFDGVIARRFVNEGDLATAGGPLLEIENPDRQRVEVEVPESFADIPVGTSALIWVGKIELPGRVAEISPALDPIAHTLLAKIDLPARAAVRSGQFARVAWPAGGGQALVVPASSVTPFGQMERVFVVADGKAVLRFVKTGARRGEQIEILAGLAAGEHVVAGPPAASLRDGQPVEVKP; encoded by the coding sequence ATGATCCGTCCCTGCATACTTCCTCTTTTCCGACAGGCATTTTCGGTCCGCGCCCTGACTGCCGGTCTGGCGCTCGCCCTGGCCGGTTGCGGCCGCGAGCGTCCCCCCGCTCCCGCGCTCCCGACAGCGGCCGTTCGCACCGCCGAAGTGCGCGCGGTCACCGAATCGCGAAGCGTTGAGTTGCCGGGCACGGTTCGCGCGGTCGAGCGCGCCGCGCTCGCGCCCAAGGTCACGGGTGCCGTCGAAAGCCTTTCTGTCGTCCTCGGACAGTCGGTGAAGGCCGGCGATGTTCTGGTCCGGATTTCCGCCAACGAGATGGGGGCCCGCCTCGCGCAAGCCGAGGCCAGTCTCGGCCAGGCTCGCCGCGACCTCGAACGCGAAACCAGTCTGCTCGCGAAAAACGCCAGCGCGGCCGAGACCGTGCGCAGCCTTGAGGATCGCGTGCGCCTCATGGAGGCCACCGTCGCCGAGGCGCGCGCCATGCTCGGCTACACCGTGATCACGGCGCCGTTCGATGGCGTGATTGCCCGTCGTTTCGTCAACGAAGGTGACCTCGCCACGGCAGGTGGCCCGCTCCTCGAAATCGAGAACCCGGACCGGCAACGCGTGGAGGTCGAGGTGCCCGAAAGCTTCGCCGACATCCCGGTCGGCACCTCCGCGCTCATCTGGGTCGGCAAGATTGAACTGCCCGGACGCGTCGCGGAAATCTCGCCGGCGCTCGACCCGATCGCGCACACCCTGCTGGCCAAGATCGACCTGCCGGCCCGCGCCGCCGTGCGCTCGGGACAGTTTGCCCGCGTCGCATGGCCGGCCGGCGGAGGCCAGGCGCTCGTCGTGCCCGCAAGCTCCGTCACCCCGTTTGGGCAGATGGAGCGCGTCTTCGTCGTCGCCGATGGGAAAGCCGTGCTCAGATTCGTGAAGACGGGCGCCCGCCGCGGCGAACAAATCGAGATCCTTGCCGGCCTCGCCGCCGGTGAACATGTCGTTGCCGGCCCGCCAGCCGCCAGCCTCCGCGACGGCCAGCCGGTGGAGGTGAAACCATGA